The following are from one region of the Bos mutus isolate GX-2022 chromosome 18, NWIPB_WYAK_1.1, whole genome shotgun sequence genome:
- the ZNF473 gene encoding zinc finger protein 473 isoform X3, which yields MDFTSENWEQLGQGQGDLFWDTALDNYWNLFLLNPPGPNLTFHPDGGEKLEALVKESPESTDTGSSIPQCFKSMRKMSTSVPAFPCNQ from the exons ATGGACTTCACCTCGGAGAACTGGGAGcagctggggcaggggcagggagaccTGTTCTGGGACACGGCGTTGGACAACTACTGGAACCTCTTCCTGCTGA ACCCCCCTGGACCCAACCTGACCTTCCATCCAGATGGTGGGGAAAAGCTGGAGGCCCTGGTGAAAGAAAGCCCAGAATCAACAGACACTG GGAGCAGCATCCCACAGTGCTTCAAGAGTATGAGAAAGATGTCAACCAGTGTTCCTGCCTTTCCATGCAACCAGTGA
- the ZNF473 gene encoding zinc finger protein 473 isoform X1, with translation MDFTSENWEQLGQGQGDLFWDTALDNYWNLFLLNPPGPNLTFHPDGGEKLEALVKESPESTDTGIAETSPLPQDFLEEGLFQEITETFSKDDLWNSHLGEASIGQTWLDSLLGDSESLLRSDIISLESPTECKSHKFKSHELKIDLSPESHLSPGAGSMTLDLPEKSLAPAKSQECGNDFGCYSDHSQQDTIQGGEKPYECSECGKSFSQSYHMIQHWILHNREQHPTVLQEYEKDVNQCSCLSMQPVTHTGYKSYVYNKFGETFSENTHLLCHQKVHTEEEPWESQDGDCPADHNSQPFECRKPPPGKTYNCKECGQSFSQTFHLSVHQKTHTQKCYECAKCKATFNSNRYLLQHQKIHAAKMIPEDQECGKACKQSSFLVQQQSVHTAEKPYKCDECEKTFSHSLALKIHQRVHSGEKNYKCNECGKAFYRNSHLSEHQRVHMGYRPHKCHKCVKSFSRPSHLIRHLSMHATEKLYSCAKCKKTFSHNEHLVQHQKIHAVETP, from the exons ATGGACTTCACCTCGGAGAACTGGGAGcagctggggcaggggcagggagaccTGTTCTGGGACACGGCGTTGGACAACTACTGGAACCTCTTCCTGCTGA ACCCCCCTGGACCCAACCTGACCTTCCATCCAGATGGTGGGGAAAAGCTGGAGGCCCTGGTGAAAGAAAGCCCAGAATCAACAGACACTG GCATAGCTGAGACTTCTCCTCTGCCTCAGGACTTCTTGGAAGAAGGACTCTTCCAAGAGATTACTGAGACTTTTTCCAAGGATGATCTCTGGAACTCCCATTTGGGAGAAGCCTCCATAGGCCAAACCTGGTTAGATAGTTTGCTAGGAGATTCAGAAAGTCTTCTGAGGTCTGATATTATCAGTCTGGAAAGTCCTACAGAATGCAAAAGCCACAAATTCAAGAGCCATGAACTCAAGATAGACCTCAGTCCTGAGTCCCACCTTTCCCCAGGAGCGGGTTCCATGACACTTGATCTCCCTGAAAAGAGCCTGGCACCAGCTAAGTCTCAGGAATGTGGGAATGACTTTGGGTGCTACTCAGACCACAGCCAGCAGGATACCATCCAGGGAGGGGAGAAACCATATGAGTGCAGTGAGTGTGGGAAGAGCTTCAgccagagttaccatatgatccagcactgGATTCTTCACAACAGGGAGCAGCATCCCACAGTGCTTCAAGAGTATGAGAAAGATGTCAACCAGTGTTCCTGCCTTTCCATGCAACCAGTGACTCACACAGGCTACAAATCCTATGTGTATAACAAGTTCGGGGAAACTTTTAGTGAGAATACACACCTTCTGTGTCATCAGAAAGTTCACACTGAAGAAGAACCATGGGAGAGTCAAGATGGTGACTGTCCAGCAGATCACAACTCACAGCCTTTTGAGTGTCGTAAACCACCCCCAGGTAAAACCTACAATTGTAAAGAATGTGGCCAGAGTTTTAGCCAAACCTTTCATCTCTCTGTGCATCAGAAGACCCATACTCAGAAATGCTATGAATGTGCCAAATGCAAGGCAACCTTCAACTCCAACAGATACCTCCTCCAACATCAGAAAATTCATGCTGCAAAAATGATCCCTGAGGATCAGGAGTGTGGGAAGGCCTGCAAGCAGAGCTCCTTTCTTGTCCAACAGCAGTCTGTTCACACTGCAGAGAAGCCTTATAAGTGTGATGAGTGTGAGAAAACCTTTAGCCATAGCCTGGCCCTAAAGATCCACCAGAGGGTTCACAGTGGAGAGAAGAATTACAAATGCAAcgaatgtgggaaagccttttaCCGGAACAGTCACCTTAGTGAACACCAGAGGGTTCACATGGGTTACAGGCCCCACAAATGTCACAAATGTGTCAAGAGTTTCAGCCGGCCCTCCCACCTGATTCGACACCTGTCCATGCACGCTACAGAAAAGCTCTACAGCTGTGCCAAATGCAAGAAGACCTTCAGCCACAATGAACACCTTGTTCAGCACCAGAAAATCCATGCTGTGGAAACCCCCTAA